CGCCGGGCGCCACCGACGCCGGTGCGGCGTCGCTCGACGTCCCGTCGCGCGCCGCGCGAGCCGCAGCGCCTGCCGCACCGCCGCGCCTGGCGTCCGCGCCCGGACGACGCCGGGCAGGTCGCCCCACGCGCCGAGCACGACGACCGGACGCTCGAGCACGCGCGCCAGCGCCACCTCGGCGAGCGTCCCGTGGAGACCGGGCAGCGCGATCACCGCGTCGCCCGCGGCCGCCACCAGCATGTTGCGTGCGTGACCGAGGCCGGTCGGCAGCCGCACGGTGAGGTGCGCGTTGCCGTCGGCGTGGCGATAGGTCGGGAGGAGGCCCACCACCATGCCGCCCCGCCGGGCGGCGCCCCGTGCCGCGGCCTCCATCACGCCGCCCAGCCCGCCGCAGACGAGGATGGCGCCCGCGGCGGCGAGCTCCCTGCCGACGGCCTCCGCGAGCCGCGCCGTCCGCGCGCTGCACGTGCCGCCGCCGGCGACGCTGATCTGCGGGGGGCGCGGGCTCACGGCCGCTCCAGGATGCGGCCGAGGTCGCTCAGCGCGCGCAGCACGTAGCGAGGCGGCGGCGCTCCGTCGGGCACGCCCGTTCCCGCGGCGTCGATCCAGGCCGCGTCGGTCCCAGCGGCGGCCGCGCCCGCCACGTCGTCGGCGAACGTGTCGCCCACGAAGAGCACGTCGTGCGCCGGGAGGCCGAGGCCCCGCAGCCCCGTGCGGACGAGGGCGGGATGCGGCTTGCGGAGGCCGAGCGCCTCCGAGACCACCACCGTGTCGAGGAGCGGAAGTACCCGGTGGCGCGCCAGGATGTCGTAGGCGGCGCCGGTGTCGTCGAAGTTGCTGACCACGCCGAGGCGATGGGACGGGCGCAGCGCCGCGAGCAGCGCTGCATGCTCGGGAGGCAGCACGGTGGCGTCTACGATCGCCGCCATGTGGGCTCGCGACAGGGTGACGGCGG
This window of the Deltaproteobacteria bacterium genome carries:
- a CDS encoding HAD family hydrolase, with the translated sequence MAYRGVLFDLFGTLVHFDARRLPALDLAGERVRTTVGVLGALLAAWVPGTTPEAFWRALLAVSEEMARARTEQLIELPSRERFRRALERVGCADDCRAEAAVTLSRAHMAAIVDATVLPPEHAALLAALRPSHRLGVVSNFDDTGAAYDILARHRVLPLLDTVVVSEALGLRKPHPALVRTGLRGLGLPAHDVLFVGDTFADDVAGAAAAGTDAAWIDAAGTGVPDGAPPPRYVLRALSDLGRILERP
- a CDS encoding TIGR00725 family protein; amino-acid sequence: MSVAGGGTCSARTARLAEAVGRELAAAGAILVCGGLGGVMEAAARGAARRGGMVVGLLPTYRHADGNAHLTVRLPTGLGHARNMLVAAAGDAVIALPGLHGTLAEVALARVLERPVVVLGAWGDLPGVVRARTPGAAVRQALRLARRATGRRATPHRRRWRPA